The Streptomyces sp. RKAG293 genome includes a region encoding these proteins:
- a CDS encoding hydrogenase maturation protease, translating into MAGGVLVAGIGNLFLGDDGFGPEVVRRLAGPDGLPPRVQVVDYGIRGMHLAYDLLNGYDALVLVDTYPGGGPAGEVTVLEITAEHLGTGEFDAHGMNPVSVLANLDQLGGTLPVTYLVGCTPAGIEEGIGLSEAVCAAVPDAIEAVHRLIRRLLPPEPTETVPSAVPRRS; encoded by the coding sequence GTGGCCGGCGGCGTGCTGGTAGCGGGCATCGGCAATCTCTTTCTCGGCGATGACGGCTTCGGACCGGAGGTGGTGCGCCGGCTGGCCGGACCCGACGGCCTCCCGCCACGGGTCCAGGTGGTCGACTACGGGATCCGCGGTATGCATCTCGCCTATGACCTGCTCAACGGGTACGACGCCCTGGTGCTGGTCGACACCTACCCCGGGGGCGGGCCTGCCGGGGAGGTGACGGTGCTGGAGATCACCGCTGAGCACCTCGGTACGGGTGAATTCGACGCGCATGGCATGAATCCGGTGTCAGTTCTGGCAAATCTGGATCAATTGGGCGGTACTCTTCCCGTCACCTACCTCGTGGGCTGTACTCCCGCCGGAATCGAAGAGGGCATCGGGCTCAGTGAGGCCGTCTGCGCCGCGGTACCCGACGCGATCGAGGCGGTGCACCGGCTGATCCGTCGTCTGCTGCCGCCCGAGCCCACCGAGACCGTTCCGTCCGCCGTTCCCCGGAGGTCCTGA
- the hypF gene encoding carbamoyltransferase HypF: protein MCLGIPGQVVEIVDGFAGQLALVDVEGAQRRINIGMLDEAPGPGDWVLLHMGFAMEIIDQEKAREALSGLEMMGQARTRRARRRFEVHGVVQGVGFRPFVYVTASELALAGSVANTSAGVVVEVEGDAEAVAEFGRRLRTDAPPLAIVESVRDSEQPTRGGTEFTIEDSSDGGRARTLVSPDVATCEDCLTEMGDPENRRYRHPFITCTHCGPRFTIVTGTPYDRAATTMAAFDMCDDCRAEYDDPADRRFHAQPIACHACGPRLELIRKDGGHPEHGADALRAARELLSDGRILAIKGLGGYHLACDARNDAAVAELRRRKQRGGKPFAVMVSGPEVAEQLVTMTGEEWELLSGIRKPIVLLPRLRAEPAAGVSDAVAPGNPDLGLLLPYTPLHVLLFGIGDDRPGPDALVMTSANLSGEPIVTDDAESLTTLAPLVDGWLRHDRPIHVPCDDSVSRFVAGAELPIRRSRGYAPLPLALPFDVPPTLAVGADLKNTCALGEGRYAWVSQHIGDMDDLSTVEALTRTESHLERLTGVDPRQLVADRHPDYRSGDWARTHAHDRPVRTVQHHHAHIASVMGEHGLGAGESVIGVAFDGTGYGTDGAVWGGEVLIADYKSFRRAAHLGYVPLAGGDASVLRPYRMALAHLRAAGVAWEDDLPAVAACPSRERDVLAHQLESGFGCVPTSSMGRLFDALASLTGVRQQVEYEAEAAIALEGLARAASADCDGTESRYAFAVRSANGAHPAVADPGPVIRAVVHDVRAGTSAERIAARFHTSVAVLIVDLAEICRAQSGLEVVALGGGVFQNAVLLEETQRMLTGRGFTVLRPRLLPPNDGGIALGQLLIAASG, encoded by the coding sequence ATGTGCCTTGGCATTCCCGGTCAAGTGGTGGAGATCGTGGACGGGTTCGCCGGGCAGCTCGCACTGGTCGACGTGGAGGGCGCGCAGCGGCGGATCAACATCGGCATGCTCGACGAGGCACCCGGCCCCGGCGACTGGGTCCTGCTGCACATGGGCTTCGCGATGGAGATCATCGACCAGGAGAAGGCCCGCGAGGCCCTCTCGGGTCTGGAGATGATGGGTCAGGCCCGCACCCGCCGGGCCCGGCGCCGGTTCGAGGTGCACGGTGTCGTCCAGGGGGTGGGGTTCAGGCCCTTCGTCTACGTCACCGCCTCGGAACTGGCCCTCGCAGGCTCGGTGGCGAACACCAGCGCGGGTGTGGTCGTCGAGGTCGAGGGTGACGCGGAGGCGGTGGCGGAATTCGGGCGGCGGCTGCGCACCGACGCCCCTCCGCTCGCCATCGTGGAGAGCGTGCGGGATTCCGAGCAGCCGACGCGTGGCGGTACGGAGTTCACCATCGAGGACTCCAGCGACGGCGGCCGCGCCCGCACGCTCGTCTCCCCCGATGTCGCCACCTGCGAGGACTGCCTCACCGAGATGGGTGACCCGGAGAACCGCCGGTACCGTCATCCGTTCATCACGTGCACCCACTGCGGCCCCCGTTTCACGATCGTCACCGGTACCCCGTACGACCGGGCCGCCACGACCATGGCGGCGTTCGACATGTGCGACGACTGCCGGGCGGAGTACGACGATCCGGCGGACCGCCGGTTCCACGCCCAGCCGATCGCCTGTCATGCCTGCGGACCCCGGCTGGAACTGATCCGCAAGGACGGCGGGCACCCGGAGCACGGTGCGGACGCCCTGCGAGCCGCACGGGAACTGCTCTCCGACGGCAGGATCCTCGCGATCAAGGGACTCGGCGGGTACCACCTCGCGTGCGACGCCCGCAACGACGCGGCCGTGGCCGAGCTGCGACGCCGTAAGCAACGCGGCGGCAAGCCGTTCGCGGTCATGGTCTCCGGCCCCGAGGTCGCCGAACAGCTGGTGACCATGACCGGGGAGGAGTGGGAGCTGCTCTCCGGCATCCGTAAGCCGATCGTGCTCCTGCCCCGGCTCCGGGCGGAGCCGGCGGCCGGGGTCTCCGACGCCGTGGCGCCGGGCAACCCCGACCTCGGACTGCTGCTCCCCTACACCCCGTTGCACGTTCTGCTCTTCGGGATCGGGGACGATCGGCCGGGCCCGGACGCGCTGGTGATGACCTCCGCGAATCTGTCCGGCGAGCCCATCGTCACCGACGACGCCGAATCCCTCACCACCCTGGCTCCGCTGGTCGACGGCTGGCTGCGGCACGACCGGCCCATCCATGTCCCGTGCGACGACTCGGTCAGCCGGTTCGTCGCGGGTGCGGAGCTCCCGATCCGCAGATCCCGCGGTTACGCGCCGCTCCCCCTCGCCCTGCCGTTCGACGTACCGCCGACACTCGCGGTCGGCGCGGACCTGAAGAACACCTGCGCGCTCGGGGAAGGCCGCTACGCCTGGGTCAGTCAGCACATCGGCGACATGGACGACCTGTCCACCGTCGAAGCACTGACCAGGACCGAGAGCCACCTCGAACGCCTCACCGGCGTCGACCCCCGTCAGCTGGTGGCCGACCGGCATCCCGACTACCGGTCCGGCGACTGGGCCCGTACCCACGCGCACGACAGGCCGGTGCGAACGGTGCAGCACCACCACGCGCACATCGCGTCCGTGATGGGCGAGCACGGGCTCGGCGCCGGCGAGAGCGTGATCGGCGTCGCCTTCGACGGCACCGGCTACGGAACCGACGGCGCGGTCTGGGGCGGCGAGGTACTGATCGCCGACTACAAGTCGTTCCGCAGGGCGGCACACCTCGGCTACGTTCCGCTGGCGGGCGGCGACGCCAGTGTGCTGCGCCCCTACCGGATGGCGCTCGCCCACCTGCGCGCCGCCGGGGTCGCCTGGGAGGACGACCTGCCGGCCGTCGCCGCCTGCCCATCCAGAGAACGCGACGTCCTGGCACACCAGTTGGAGAGCGGCTTCGGCTGTGTGCCCACCTCGAGCATGGGCCGGCTCTTCGACGCCCTCGCCTCGCTGACCGGGGTCCGGCAGCAGGTGGAGTACGAGGCCGAAGCGGCCATCGCGCTGGAAGGCCTGGCCCGCGCCGCATCGGCGGATTGCGACGGGACGGAGAGCCGCTACGCCTTCGCCGTCCGCTCCGCGAACGGCGCACATCCCGCCGTCGCCGACCCGGGGCCGGTGATCCGCGCGGTGGTGCACGACGTACGCGCCGGGACTTCCGCGGAACGTATCGCCGCCCGCTTCCACACGTCCGTCGCCGTACTCATCGTCGACCTCGCGGAGATCTGCCGTGCGCAGAGCGGCCTGGAGGTGGTGGCCCTCGGTGGCGGCGTCTTCCAGAACGCCGTGCTGCTGGAGGAGACGCAGCGCATGCTGACCGGCCGGGGGTTCACCGTCCTGCGGCCCCGGCTGCTCCCACCGAACGACGGTGGCATCGCCCTCGGCCAGCTGCTGATCGCCGCTTCGGGCTGA
- a CDS encoding HypC/HybG/HupF family hydrogenase formation chaperone — MCLAVPGRVLSTAEVDGTLMAQVDFGGVQKEVCLQYIPDVTIGEYVVVHVGFAIQRLDERSAQNTLADFERLGILAEEFGDGFELAAKHKEAPEGAGR, encoded by the coding sequence ATGTGTCTGGCAGTTCCGGGGCGTGTCCTCAGTACCGCCGAAGTCGACGGCACCTTGATGGCCCAGGTCGATTTCGGCGGGGTGCAGAAAGAGGTGTGCCTGCAGTACATCCCCGACGTGACGATCGGTGAGTACGTCGTCGTGCATGTCGGGTTCGCCATCCAGCGCCTCGACGAGCGGTCGGCCCAGAACACCCTGGCCGACTTCGAGCGGCTCGGAATCCTGGCGGAGGAGTTCGGCGACGGCTTCGAACTCGCGGCCAAGCACAAGGAAGCCCCGGAAGGAGCCGGCAGATGA
- the hypD gene encoding hydrogenase formation protein HypD, translating to MKYLDEFSDPDLAKKLLDQIHAATTRQWAMMEVCGGQTHSIIRHGIDQLLPDGVELIHGPGCPVCVTPLEIIDRALAIAARPGVIFCSFGDMLRVPGSSQDLFAVKSAGGDVRVVYSPLDALKLARENPDREVVFFGIGFETTAPANAMTVYQAKRLGVRNFSLLVSHVLVPPAIGAIMESSTCRVQAFLAAGHVCSVMGTSEYPPLAEKYQVPIVVTGFEPLDILEGIRRTVIQLEAGRHELENAYPRAVRDEGNVPAMEMLRDVFEVTDRTWRGIGMIPRSGWKLSAEYREFDAELRFDVTGIHTAESALCRAGEVLQGLIKPHECAAFGKECTPRNPLGATMVSSEGACAAYYTYRRLELVDAK from the coding sequence ATGAAGTATCTCGACGAGTTCAGCGACCCTGACCTGGCGAAGAAGCTCCTGGACCAGATCCATGCCGCCACCACCCGGCAGTGGGCCATGATGGAGGTCTGCGGCGGCCAGACCCATTCGATCATCCGGCACGGTATCGACCAACTACTCCCCGACGGCGTCGAGTTGATCCACGGCCCGGGTTGCCCCGTCTGTGTGACGCCGCTGGAGATCATCGACCGGGCGCTGGCCATCGCGGCCCGCCCGGGAGTCATCTTCTGCTCCTTCGGCGACATGCTGCGCGTGCCGGGCAGCAGCCAGGACCTGTTCGCCGTCAAGAGCGCCGGCGGGGACGTCCGAGTGGTGTACTCGCCGCTGGACGCACTGAAACTGGCCCGGGAGAACCCGGACCGGGAGGTCGTCTTCTTCGGGATCGGCTTCGAGACGACCGCGCCGGCCAACGCGATGACCGTGTACCAGGCCAAGCGCCTGGGGGTGCGGAACTTCTCGCTGCTGGTCTCCCATGTCCTGGTGCCGCCGGCCATCGGGGCCATCATGGAGTCCTCCACCTGCCGGGTGCAGGCCTTCCTCGCCGCAGGGCATGTGTGCAGCGTGATGGGCACCTCCGAGTACCCGCCGCTGGCGGAGAAGTACCAGGTCCCCATCGTGGTCACCGGCTTCGAGCCGCTGGACATCCTCGAAGGCATCCGCCGGACGGTCATCCAGCTCGAAGCGGGCCGCCACGAACTGGAGAACGCCTACCCCCGCGCGGTACGCGACGAGGGCAACGTCCCCGCCATGGAGATGCTGCGCGATGTGTTCGAGGTGACCGACCGGACGTGGCGGGGCATCGGGATGATCCCGCGGAGCGGCTGGAAACTGTCCGCGGAATACCGCGAGTTCGATGCCGAGCTCCGGTTCGACGTGACCGGCATCCATACGGCCGAGTCGGCGCTGTGCAGGGCGGGCGAGGTCCTTCAGGGGCTGATCAAGCCGCATGAGTGCGCGGCGTTCGGCAAGGAGTGCACCCCGCGCAACCCGCTGGGCGCGACGATGGTGTCCTCCGAGGGCGCCTGTGCCGCGTACTACACCTACCGCCGACTGGAACTGGTCGATGCCAAGTGA
- the hypE gene encoding hydrogenase expression/formation protein HypE: MHRVGDLDFESWVCPVPLRDTPTIVMGHGGGGVMSGELIEHLFLPAYGAAAAAELGDSAVLSIGGTRLAFSTDSFVVKPMFFPGGSIGDLAVNGTVNDLAMSGATPLFLSTAFILQEGTELSELGRIAEAMGTAAQAAGVRLVTGDTKVVDSASGDGVYINTAGIGVIADGVDIDPRRARPGDAVLISGDIGVHGVAVMSCREGLEFGTTVESDTAALHGLVAAMIATRADLHVLRDPTRGGVAASLNEIARASAVGIDLVERDLPVPQTVRDACSLLGLDPLQVANEGKLLAIVPAESADQVLEALRAHPLGRSARRIGTCGADHPGMVVARTGLGGTRVIGLPIGEQLPRIC, translated from the coding sequence ATGCACCGTGTGGGCGACCTCGATTTCGAGAGCTGGGTCTGCCCCGTCCCGCTGCGGGACACTCCGACCATCGTGATGGGGCACGGAGGCGGCGGGGTGATGTCCGGGGAACTGATCGAGCATCTGTTCCTGCCCGCGTACGGCGCGGCCGCGGCGGCGGAACTGGGCGACTCGGCCGTCCTGTCCATCGGCGGCACCCGGCTCGCCTTCTCCACCGACTCGTTCGTGGTGAAGCCGATGTTCTTCCCCGGCGGGTCGATCGGCGACCTGGCCGTGAACGGAACCGTCAACGACCTGGCGATGTCGGGCGCGACGCCGCTGTTCCTCTCCACCGCCTTCATCCTCCAGGAGGGCACCGAACTGAGCGAACTCGGCCGGATCGCCGAGGCGATGGGCACGGCCGCGCAGGCCGCGGGCGTCCGTCTGGTCACCGGGGACACCAAGGTCGTCGACAGCGCCAGCGGTGACGGCGTCTACATCAACACCGCGGGCATCGGGGTGATCGCCGACGGGGTCGACATCGACCCGCGTCGCGCGCGGCCCGGCGACGCCGTGCTCATCAGCGGCGACATCGGGGTGCACGGCGTGGCGGTGATGAGCTGCCGCGAGGGTCTGGAGTTCGGCACCACCGTGGAGAGCGACACCGCCGCCCTGCACGGCCTGGTCGCCGCCATGATCGCCACGCGTGCGGATCTGCATGTCCTGCGCGACCCGACCCGCGGCGGGGTCGCGGCCTCGCTGAACGAGATCGCCCGTGCGTCGGCGGTCGGCATCGACCTCGTGGAACGGGATCTGCCCGTTCCGCAGACGGTGCGGGACGCCTGCAGTCTCCTCGGGCTCGATCCGCTCCAGGTGGCGAACGAGGGCAAGCTGCTCGCCATCGTGCCCGCCGAGTCGGCGGATCAGGTGCTGGAGGCGCTGCGGGCGCACCCGCTGGGCCGGTCGGCGCGCCGGATCGGCACCTGCGGAGCGGATCACCCCGGGATGGTGGTCGCCAGGACCGGGCTGGGCGGTACCCGGGTGATCGGCCTTCCCATCGGCGAACAGCTCCCGAGGATCTGCTGA
- a CDS encoding DUF6390 family protein: MSARGALLFARYAYPPNELGYCGPADASALLDSGATAGIERRARQFEGAWCYLEFLAEAAGIPDPLDERVVEAYWIGNDLLEQADSAALVDRMLDRFRGQIGGTWREAAHRALAHHSFQVFDVYPWAHLLRTGNNPTALTVLDQCRIRTGVVLDVHGESATVTSSPLSWSGTTLGTGPQRQEVVRWSTGGRTLLDGLSPGDRVALHWDWVCDVLTEDQVARVESLEARQRDTHSSMAR, encoded by the coding sequence ATGAGCGCTCGGGGCGCGCTCCTGTTCGCGCGATACGCCTACCCGCCCAACGAACTCGGCTACTGCGGTCCTGCCGACGCGTCCGCCCTGCTCGACTCCGGCGCGACCGCCGGAATCGAGCGGCGGGCGCGGCAGTTCGAGGGCGCCTGGTGCTACCTCGAGTTCCTCGCGGAAGCGGCCGGAATCCCCGATCCGCTCGACGAGCGGGTGGTCGAGGCCTACTGGATCGGCAACGACCTGCTGGAACAGGCCGATTCCGCGGCATTGGTGGACCGCATGCTGGACCGGTTCCGTGGCCAGATCGGCGGCACCTGGCGCGAAGCCGCACACCGTGCTCTCGCCCATCACAGCTTCCAGGTCTTCGACGTCTACCCGTGGGCGCACCTGCTCCGCACGGGCAACAACCCGACCGCTCTGACCGTCCTCGACCAATGCCGCATCCGCACCGGTGTCGTCCTGGACGTCCACGGTGAGTCGGCGACCGTCACCTCCAGCCCGCTGAGCTGGAGCGGGACCACGCTCGGGACCGGACCGCAGCGGCAGGAGGTGGTGCGCTGGTCGACCGGCGGCAGGACACTGCTCGACGGGCTCTCCCCCGGCGACCGCGTCGCCCTGCACTGGGACTGGGTGTGCGACGTGCTCACCGAGGACCAGGTCGCACGCGTCGAGTCCCTGGAGGCCCGACAGCGCGACACGCACAGCAGCATGGCTCGGTGA
- a CDS encoding hydrogenase maturation protein — MNILLLAGAFNSLTQRVYVELSDRGHTVAVEHSCEEGALRDALERHRPALIVAPMLKEAIPEQVWSAHTCLIVHPGPLGDRGPSSLDWAVQEGVGQWGVTVLRANAEMDAGDVWASVSCSLPQVGKSDLYRNEVSDAALEAVLLAVERFASGTFVPRSQSDPDEGITVTARPYLRQETRRIDWAADSTGTVARKLRSADSQPGVLDDLLGAQWFLHGGHPEDALTGAPGDVLATRAGAICRATRDGAVWIPRLRPRRVPGQPPTFSLPATTALGERLPPVPDLPFPLDGTPDGRRTWTDIHYREHGDTGFLGFSFPGGAMSTTHCRRLLAAYRYACTRPTSVLVLGGGRDFFSNGIHLNVIEAAPDPAAESWANINAIDDVVQAILTTTDRYVISALGGNAAAGGVMLALAADEVWCRTGVVLNPHYRRMGLYGSEYWTYSLPRRVGASVAEQLTERALPVSAATGQRLGLVDRLFDTGPREFAGQVGGFAVRLAAMPSTMTRIAAKKAERDAAEAAKPLAAYREEELSRMRQIFDDPGRPYHALRRAFVHKV, encoded by the coding sequence ATGAACATCCTGCTGCTCGCCGGTGCGTTCAACAGCCTGACGCAGCGCGTGTACGTCGAGCTGTCGGACCGGGGCCACACCGTTGCGGTGGAACACTCCTGCGAGGAGGGGGCGCTGCGCGACGCGCTGGAACGGCACCGGCCGGCGCTGATCGTGGCACCGATGCTCAAGGAGGCGATCCCGGAGCAGGTGTGGTCCGCGCACACCTGCCTGATCGTGCACCCGGGCCCGCTGGGCGACCGCGGGCCGTCCTCGCTCGACTGGGCCGTGCAGGAAGGCGTCGGCCAGTGGGGCGTGACCGTTCTGCGCGCCAACGCCGAGATGGACGCCGGGGACGTATGGGCCTCGGTGTCCTGTTCGCTTCCCCAGGTGGGCAAGAGCGATCTGTACCGCAATGAGGTCTCCGACGCGGCGCTCGAAGCCGTGCTGCTGGCCGTGGAACGCTTCGCCTCGGGCACCTTCGTCCCCCGCTCGCAGAGCGACCCGGACGAGGGGATCACCGTCACCGCCCGGCCCTACCTGCGCCAGGAGACACGGCGTATCGACTGGGCCGCGGACAGCACCGGGACGGTGGCCCGCAAGCTGCGCTCCGCCGACTCGCAGCCAGGTGTCCTGGATGATCTCCTCGGCGCTCAGTGGTTCCTGCACGGCGGCCACCCCGAGGACGCCCTGACAGGCGCCCCCGGCGACGTACTGGCCACCCGCGCGGGCGCGATCTGCCGCGCGACCCGTGACGGCGCCGTATGGATCCCGCGGCTGCGGCCACGTCGTGTCCCGGGGCAGCCGCCGACGTTCTCGCTGCCCGCGACAACCGCTCTGGGGGAACGGCTGCCGCCGGTGCCGGACCTGCCCTTCCCCCTCGACGGCACACCCGACGGCCGCCGCACCTGGACCGACATCCACTACCGCGAGCACGGGGACACCGGCTTCCTCGGATTCTCGTTCCCCGGCGGCGCGATGAGCACGACCCACTGCCGACGTCTGCTGGCCGCCTACCGCTACGCGTGCACGCGGCCGACGTCGGTGCTGGTCCTGGGTGGCGGCCGGGACTTCTTCTCCAACGGCATCCACCTCAACGTCATCGAGGCCGCGCCCGATCCGGCCGCGGAGTCCTGGGCCAACATCAACGCGATCGACGACGTGGTGCAGGCGATCCTGACCACCACGGACCGTTATGTGATCTCCGCGCTGGGCGGCAACGCCGCGGCGGGCGGGGTGATGCTGGCCCTGGCCGCGGACGAGGTCTGGTGCAGGACCGGCGTCGTACTCAACCCGCACTACCGGCGGATGGGACTGTACGGCTCGGAGTACTGGACGTACTCCCTGCCGCGCCGGGTCGGCGCCTCGGTCGCCGAGCAGCTCACCGAGCGGGCGCTGCCGGTGAGCGCCGCGACCGGGCAGCGCCTCGGGCTGGTGGACCGGCTGTTCGACACCGGCCCGCGGGAATTCGCCGGGCAGGTCGGCGGATTCGCCGTGCGGCTGGCCGCCATGCCCTCGACCATGACCCGCATCGCGGCGAAGAAGGCGGAGCGCGACGCCGCGGAGGCCGCCAAGCCGCTGGCCGCGTACCGCGAGGAGGAACTCAGCCGGATGCGGCAGATCTTCGACGACCCGGGCCGGCCGTACCACGCTCTCCGACGGGCCTTCGTCCACAAGGTGTAA
- a CDS encoding aldo/keto reductase — protein sequence MTSQTMTATTMTPPTDQRTWVLGDLTVNRIGFGAMRLTQNGAAFEAGAAPSDRGRAIGVLRRAVELGVNHIDTAAFYFSPLRSANELINQALAPYPDDLVITTKVGPSRDASGAWQPHATPEQLRGQVEENLRQLGRDHLDVVNLRIVGTDSIAERFGALARLRDAGLIRHLGLSNVRPEHLAEARAIAPVVCVQNLYGLGVRPDQDEFVRLCGEQGVAFVPFYAIAGAGREAGAGAGGADGEAVLAVARAHGASTAQVRLAWTLHRGPQVLAIPGTGNPDHAEENVAAGALRLSEDELAVLDAFHQGGV from the coding sequence ATGACCTCACAGACGATGACCGCAACGACCATGACACCCCCAACGGACCAGCGCACCTGGGTGCTCGGCGACCTCACCGTCAACCGGATCGGCTTCGGCGCGATGCGGCTGACGCAGAACGGCGCGGCCTTCGAGGCCGGTGCCGCCCCCAGCGATCGCGGCCGCGCGATCGGCGTGCTGCGGCGCGCCGTTGAGCTCGGGGTGAACCACATCGACACCGCCGCGTTCTACTTCTCGCCGCTGCGCTCCGCCAACGAGCTGATCAACCAGGCACTGGCGCCCTATCCGGACGACCTCGTCATCACCACCAAGGTCGGGCCGAGCCGGGACGCGTCGGGTGCGTGGCAGCCCCACGCCACGCCTGAGCAACTCCGCGGCCAGGTCGAGGAGAACCTGCGCCAGCTCGGCCGCGACCACCTCGACGTGGTGAACCTGCGGATCGTCGGCACGGATTCGATCGCCGAGCGCTTCGGCGCACTGGCCCGGCTGCGCGACGCCGGGCTCATCCGCCATCTGGGCCTGTCCAACGTGCGCCCGGAACACCTCGCCGAGGCCCGGGCCATCGCGCCGGTGGTGTGCGTACAGAACCTGTACGGCCTCGGGGTACGGCCCGACCAGGACGAGTTCGTCCGGCTCTGCGGTGAGCAGGGTGTCGCGTTCGTGCCGTTCTACGCGATCGCCGGAGCCGGGCGCGAGGCCGGCGCCGGCGCCGGCGGCGCCGACGGCGAGGCGGTGCTCGCCGTGGCGCGCGCCCACGGGGCGAGCACGGCGCAGGTCCGGCTCGCGTGGACGCTGCACCGCGGTCCGCAGGTGCTGGCCATCCCCGGCACCGGAAACCCGGACCACGCCGAGGAGAACGTGGCCGCCGGAGCACTGCGCCTGTCCGAGGACGAACTGGCCGTCCTGGACGCCTTCCACCAGGGCGGGGTGTAG
- a CDS encoding DUF5937 family protein: MGVAVLAELAFSASDLAQMRFSISPMWEAGTSFRLLSSGSAHPVHQPWIEQVRPRVAAAGLDRGWLAELIPPTGYVPDFLNPAPIGPAPTLAEELAGVLATPVDRVRRELDRIQEDQGSPGPRLRALYAEPQARMVRVAEEIETYWEVAIAPYWARIRAVLDADVFYRARQVAEHGVGRLFNDLHTSVSWDENALRLARRQRTLSRQTAGAGLLLIPSAFTGPGLLTRVTLPEPPQLAYPARGIGALWESRPIPRTDALAAVLGRSRTLLLTELETPASTTDLARRTGLTAPAASQHLTALRDAGLVSAHRAGRSVLYARTSVADAVLAAAP, from the coding sequence ATGGGAGTGGCCGTGCTGGCGGAGCTGGCGTTTTCCGCGAGCGATCTGGCACAGATGCGCTTCTCCATCTCCCCGATGTGGGAGGCCGGAACGAGCTTCCGGCTGCTGAGTTCCGGCTCCGCCCATCCGGTGCACCAGCCCTGGATCGAGCAGGTCCGGCCCCGGGTCGCGGCCGCCGGCCTGGACCGGGGCTGGCTCGCCGAGCTGATCCCGCCCACGGGTTACGTTCCCGACTTCCTCAACCCGGCGCCCATCGGACCGGCCCCCACGCTGGCGGAGGAGCTGGCCGGCGTCCTGGCCACACCGGTCGACCGGGTACGCCGGGAACTCGACCGCATCCAGGAGGACCAGGGTTCCCCCGGCCCGCGCCTGCGGGCCCTGTACGCCGAACCGCAGGCCCGCATGGTCCGGGTCGCGGAAGAGATCGAGACCTATTGGGAAGTGGCGATCGCGCCCTACTGGGCGCGGATCCGGGCCGTGCTCGACGCTGATGTGTTCTACCGGGCCCGGCAGGTCGCGGAACACGGCGTGGGCCGCCTCTTCAACGATCTGCACACGTCGGTGAGCTGGGACGAGAACGCGCTACGGCTGGCCCGCCGGCAGCGGACGCTGTCCCGGCAGACCGCAGGGGCGGGACTGCTGCTGATTCCGTCGGCCTTCACCGGCCCGGGCCTGCTCACCCGGGTCACACTGCCGGAGCCGCCACAACTGGCCTATCCGGCGCGCGGCATCGGCGCGTTGTGGGAGTCCCGGCCCATTCCGCGGACCGACGCCCTCGCGGCCGTGCTCGGCCGCTCGCGGACCCTGCTGCTGACCGAACTGGAGACTCCGGCCTCCACGACGGACCTGGCCCGCCGTACGGGGCTCACCGCACCGGCAGCGTCCCAGCACCTGACCGCCCTGCGCGATGCGGGCCTGGTCAGCGCCCACCGGGCCGGCCGCTCGGTGCTCTACGCCCGCACGTCCGTGGCCGACGCCGTCCTCGCCGCCGCACCGTAG
- a CDS encoding haloalkane dehalogenase codes for MVTVSVIDSHITYAESGEGGLPVVFLHGNPTSSHLWRNVTPHIAGQARALAPDLIGMGASGKPDIDYSFADQAHYLDAWFEALELREVVLVGHDWGGALALDWAARHPERVRGIVLLETMLKPLSSEEMPPPARSRFEAFRTPGVGEQLVLEENVFIETAFKGGVLTPLSEAEVQPYRAPYPTPRSRRPLLAWPRMMPIDGEPADVVARITDYDTWLAASADVPKLLLTFDSSPTLLIGEDMIAWSRENIAALEVEHCGPAGHHAPEDQPDAIGRAIARWLTAHRLTSNGTGQERSRARVAQESRSA; via the coding sequence ATGGTCACCGTCAGCGTCATCGATTCCCACATCACCTACGCCGAGAGCGGCGAAGGCGGCCTGCCCGTGGTGTTCCTGCACGGCAACCCGACCTCCTCGCACCTGTGGCGCAACGTCACCCCGCACATCGCAGGACAGGCCCGTGCGCTGGCGCCGGACCTGATCGGCATGGGCGCCTCGGGCAAGCCCGACATCGATTACAGCTTCGCCGACCAGGCCCACTACCTGGACGCCTGGTTCGAGGCACTGGAGCTGCGCGAGGTCGTCCTGGTCGGCCATGACTGGGGCGGCGCCCTGGCCCTGGACTGGGCCGCCCGTCACCCGGAGCGGGTGCGCGGCATCGTCCTGCTGGAGACCATGCTCAAGCCGCTGTCCTCCGAGGAGATGCCGCCGCCCGCCCGCTCCCGGTTCGAGGCGTTCCGCACCCCCGGGGTCGGTGAGCAGCTGGTGCTCGAGGAGAACGTCTTCATCGAGACCGCCTTCAAGGGCGGCGTCCTGACCCCGCTCAGCGAGGCCGAAGTCCAGCCCTATCGCGCCCCCTACCCGACCCCGCGCAGCCGCCGCCCCCTGCTGGCCTGGCCGCGCATGATGCCGATCGACGGCGAACCGGCCGACGTCGTCGCCCGCATCACCGACTACGACACCTGGCTCGCCGCCAGCGCCGACGTCCCCAAGCTGCTGCTGACCTTCGACTCCTCACCCACCCTGCTGATCGGCGAGGACATGATCGCCTGGAGCCGGGAGAACATCGCCGCCCTGGAGGTCGAGCACTGCGGCCCGGCCGGGCACCATGCCCCCGAGGACCAGCCCGACGCGATCGGCCGGGCGATCGCCCGCTGGCTGACCGCGCACAGGCTGACCTCGAACGGCACCGGCCAGGAGCGGAGCAGGGCGCGAGTGGCTCAGGAGAGCCGGTCGGCGTAG